aattggcttttcgcaaaaacatgataaccatagagcctccaccagccatatatgcatgtagtgttagcatttatcttgttcattgctctaaagtgttatattgccagcatattccatgtgctgacccgtttcgggctgcaacgtattatgttgcagacttttcagacgaagagtaaggtgcgctaggtcgtttgttgtgcactcagctatgccgttggagttgatggactcatttaccttcgatgctttcgcagttatcttatttagatggccttaagccatattattgtaataagttctcttttgagacatttgatgtaataagtgtgtgattgcactctgttataaatccttcaagtactgtgtgtgtcagcattaccgatccagggatgacacttatgcacagagatttgaccgtttgaggtcggatcgctacaacaaAGCTCCAAGTATTAATAGTTTTCACTTTATAGGTAACCGAGTTGAGTTCTTATTTGGGGAGTCATTGCGATTGAAGAACACAGATGTGCTACGTCACCTCTTCCTCCGTTATGCACTTGATGAGCTTCCGTCCATTGCACCGAATCTTGAAACTCTTACTATAGGTTCCTGGAGTGAGGTATATTCCAAACCCTTTTGTGATTATTATGCATAGAGCAGTAGTGGTACTTTGGAATGTTATTAACATGCGGTTTCTTTATGCAGTCCTTGGAGACATTCAAACTGCGCGTAAGGCATTGTTCACTCTGCAAATATATCTTTGGATGCGCCAAATCATTAATTCAAGTATTTAAACCATTCTTTTTATCTTCAGGTACCGAAACAGCTACAATCCATAGATGAATTGCTTTCTGAAGACCCCTCGCGTCTAAGGCAGATTCCAGGATACCGCCATGACAAGCTCCGGAGAGTGAACATTTGTAGGTTCCCCTCTTCAAAGAGCATGGTTGAGTTGACGTCCCATATTCTGGAAAATTCAGCATCACTCGAGTGCCTTATGTTAGACACCACCAATGATAATTTCAGGTATTCTGATGATCAATCTGCTAAATGCTCCTGCTTGAATAGACCCATGGAAGCCCATAAAGCAGCCTTGATAATCGAAAGATACATCAAGGGGAAAGTTCCCTCTACAGTTCAGCTAGATGTGGTGGATCCTTGCAGCCGGTGCCATGATGTTGAACTTTGCAATGTTTATCATTGATTTATCATGTGTTTGAAAGGTCAAGTTCTGTGATCTGTAGTGGGATGTGCTTTTTTTAACACTATATGCGTTATTTCTTAATGTATCACTATGTGCAGTGTTTAGCTCTGCAATATTTCAAGGCAATTGCTTAAAGTTTGACCTCTCATAAATCAAGACATTTTCATAATTGTTTGCTTTGTACATGTATATTTTTTTAATCGTACCGACCATGtatgcttagggcatctccaacggcaaacCACAATGGACGTCCCTACTTGTTCGTGGACACATTTGACGTGTCCGGGGACATCCGCAGGGAGTGCGGGTACATAATGGTAAACCTCAAATAAGTAGGTGTCCAGACATTCAAACATAGTTTGGACATAAAACATCAAGCATAGTTCAAATTAACTATGCATAAAACTTAACTAATGTAAAAAGAATATAAAACTTAACTAAAAACTCCAAATCTACCTAACGAACCGAAGCCATATCTCGAATGTCGTAGGCCTATCGTCACGGCATCCTTCCTGGGATGCGGCGGCACGCTTGTGGACGAGCGCCTCAGCCTGGGCGGCGCACTCCTACGCCTGCTGACCGACCTTGCGCTCACGGACAGTCCTGGCTTTCCTCTCTAAGAACCTCGCTGTTCCTTTGCTTGTTAAGTTTGGAAAGTGATCTCTGACTGAAATGTTTGAATGCTGCGTGTCCATGGACCGTGGCTAAGTGAAACTAACTAAATAAATTGCTTTGAATATGGTTGCTTCCGCTGCCTTATTTAGGGTGTACTATTTGGAATTTGAGTAATGGTATGTGCTTCCATGGAGCACTGTCGCGGGTTTTTGGAGCACTTTGAAGCTCGTCAAAGACGTGGAAACGAATGGCCGCGAGCTATTTTCTTCagcagaagaaaataaataaatgagtACTTTTGGGTTCAATCAAACTTTGTACTACCGATAACATCTTTGAAAAAGCATTAATTGCAGCTATATATTCCTATCGGAAAGTAATCACCCCCTTTCTTCTCCTTCAAATTTTCGAGGACTAAGGAGCAACTTTCATAATTTTGTGCATATTTCAAGAAATGACAAGAGGCTTTCACAATCTTACAGTTTCTGAATAATGCCATCAGCTTTTGGAAGAAGTTTCACCAATGTACCTCACTTTTAGAAATTAAGAAGAGGATTTTCAGAAAGAAGCACAGCGATAACTTTGCACTAGTTGATATACTACCTTTTTACTAAAATAGATATCTGGTACTATTCTCTCATATGGTACAAAACTTCAATTTTTCTTAACAAAAAACTAAGGGAAACTGGGATCTAAATGTAGCCTGTCAGCCCCAACATTTCAACTTTCCAACACATGAATCACAActttcaacaacaacaaaaaactaaaaaaccGAGATGGAGTAGATCTTGGGCCTGACAGACTGCATTGCATTGGCTCTCCCTGGTTGCAGCACTCATGAAGGAAGTATACTCAAACAAACAAAGCGTAGATCAAAACTATACTACAATCGGGTCCCAAAATTTCCATGCTCATTACTAGGGAAAGAATTAAATGTTTACATATGGTAGCTAGATGATTCGTTTATCTGTAGGATGCACAGAATGACACGTATATTTCTCACGAGGCTGTAAGAACAAGTTCCTCTATGTGGCCACAGTCAACAAATGAAACCACTACAAAAATGTAAACAAACAGCAGTAAAAAGCTGTCTGGAACACATACACGAACAACTATACAGAAAGACAGTATAAGACTCGTCTATTCATGTGGCTGGAGACGGCTTCCACTGGATTACTACTGGTTCTGTAACTGCGTCGTCGGAGCTGGAAACATTTCTGACAGCGTCTTAGTTATTTTTTCCACCTGAAACATTGTCTGCATCGGTATTCTCTTGGACGAAAGCTCCCGCAGCCGCTCCTTGAAATCCTCCACGTTCTTCACCTTCAGCTTACCCACATCCCTCTCAGTAATGACGAAGATCAAGGAGATCGCAGAGTGGATGCCCTGAGAGGTCACCATTCCACCAGCATCTTCCTCCATGACGATATTCACCAATTCCATAGCCTTGTCACAGATCATGTTCAGCGCCTCTGGAGATTTTGGTAGACGGTCGAGCAGGAGCAGGAACTCATCGGTGGCCATGAAGCATTCCAGCAGCTTATCAGGCACGTCACTAACAGCAGCTGATAACTTGGCCTCCTCATCTGCACAGAGTGCAAGGATTGCAGCGCCAGTCTCCTTCCTTAGTACAACATCCTCAATCTTGAGTAGACCACTGAGCATTTTCATTCCCCCTATTGTCACCATTCTTTTCCTGAACACATCAAACTCTGACAGTGTTGCAATTATAGAAGCTACCATGGCCAACAATGATGCTGAAAGTCCAAGCTTTCCTGCCCTCTCGACGACATTCTTTAGAACAGCTGGTACTTCATTCTGACCGGCTAGGATCTCCCTGTTGGGCCTGTGCATGGACAAATTATGGATTAATGAGATCCTCTGCGCCTCAATATCAGCTGACCATACATTCATCCAGTGCTTCCTAAGATCCATCAGCAGTGGGGTCAGCTCTGGCCACTTGGCAAGGCAAGGTTGCATTCCCTTGGATGTTTTGGACATTAGATTTAGCATCCGCAAGGCCTCTTTCTGCCGTACTGAATGCCCTGAGAACAGTTCTAGGATCTCTTGAATTTCATCCTCTGCAGGTGGCACCAAGGGGAGCGAGCGTCCAATGCTGGAGCGGGCAAGATTAGAGTGGTCGAGGCACCACTCAGCAATCATGTCATGGAGGAGGTGGTTTGGAGCAGTGAGTGAGTGGGGCAAGGAGTGACCAGTAACAGGGCAGGTATTTTTCTGTGCAAGGGACCACTGTTGGCATGATTTATCAACAGTCTGCAATCAAGCAAAGCAAAACGTGGTTACTGGGTCAATCTAAATCATGGGAGAGTTCCAGAAGAAGCAAAAAACACTTTGAATAAATTTATTATAgtaaacagcctcttgcagaaatgtagggaaaggttgCGTACTAAAGACCCAAAGTGgttggacccttccccggaccctgcgcaagcgggagcgaACAAGAAAAGGACA
This window of the Triticum aestivum cultivar Chinese Spring chromosome 5D, IWGSC CS RefSeq v2.1, whole genome shotgun sequence genome carries:
- the LOC123122280 gene encoding U-box domain-containing protein 73, encoding MSGRRNRGGASAPPALAPPGPGERPPPPSQSSRRPAAATLEQRLRSSVEREIDEARVMQRAPSHSTSAPSSSRSSFWPRARQAARKVLGISKKPSARSAAGTPHGQETVPEATGTSESAAVAAARTGTGDEAGSGQQPVEVAPTRSEFAAMMQTALAKIQEGDAADDQAKRQAAIAEMEKAMTFAEMEKAMTALMKIQEDAAAGDEAQGQAAFAEMEKAMTGLMDLSHKKTSGPPKLPRDFATKWPHSDGDPLLERVMKDPIILASGYTVDKSCQQWSLAQKNTCPVTGHSLPHSLTAPNHLLHDMIAEWCLDHSNLARSSIGRSLPLVPPAEDEIQEILELFSGHSVRQKEALRMLNLMSKTSKGMQPCLAKWPELTPLLMDLRKHWMNVWSADIEAQRISLIHNLSMHRPNREILAGQNEVPAVLKNVVERAGKLGLSASLLAMVASIIATLSEFDVFRKRMVTIGGMKMLSGLLKIEDVVLRKETGAAILALCADEEAKLSAAVSDVPDKLLECFMATDEFLLLLDRLPKSPEALNMICDKAMELVNIVMEEDAGGMVTSQGIHSAISLIFVITERDVGKLKVKNVEDFKERLRELSSKRIPMQTMFQVEKITKTLSEMFPAPTTQLQNQ